A genomic window from Micromonospora violae includes:
- a CDS encoding RDD family protein, which yields MSVQPGWYVDPADTETRRYWDGEGWLGAPIPVDATVPDGPPPAEPPPAPVTPAAPAASTTPDSATGAPGWPPRQGPPPGYGPQPGHDPGWGPQAGPPGWGPQTGPPGWGPQTGPPGWGPQTGPPGWGPPTGHPGWPGRPPEPRPHGHRLAGYGRRFAARLIDFGILFALNVVVNGWFIWRWIQEWAPFWKEAFRRMARGETSSDGLPLPDEQVRSLLLVILLIATALWAAYEVPTMASGGQTVGKRVMRIRAVPLAADEPLGMGRALSRWTTLGLPTLLWSCAGLGLVLQLVDALSPLFDHPLRQALHDKRAQTVVVEVPHQIDSAPSNDRNQPSGDTP from the coding sequence GTGAGCGTTCAGCCTGGCTGGTACGTCGACCCTGCCGACACCGAGACCCGGCGTTACTGGGACGGCGAGGGTTGGCTCGGTGCGCCCATTCCCGTCGACGCCACCGTGCCGGACGGCCCGCCGCCGGCCGAGCCACCGCCCGCGCCGGTCACCCCCGCCGCGCCCGCGGCGTCGACGACCCCCGACTCGGCGACCGGCGCGCCGGGCTGGCCGCCGCGGCAAGGCCCACCCCCGGGGTACGGCCCGCAACCGGGCCACGACCCCGGGTGGGGACCACAGGCCGGCCCGCCCGGCTGGGGACCGCAGACCGGCCCGCCCGGCTGGGGACCGCAGACCGGCCCGCCCGGCTGGGGACCGCAGACCGGCCCGCCCGGCTGGGGACCACCAACCGGCCACCCCGGCTGGCCCGGACGACCGCCCGAGCCGCGACCGCACGGCCACCGGCTGGCCGGCTACGGCCGGAGATTCGCCGCCCGGCTGATCGATTTCGGCATCCTCTTCGCACTGAACGTGGTCGTCAACGGCTGGTTCATCTGGCGCTGGATACAGGAGTGGGCACCGTTCTGGAAGGAGGCCTTCCGGCGCATGGCGCGGGGCGAGACCTCCTCCGACGGCCTGCCGCTACCCGATGAACAGGTCCGGTCCCTACTGTTGGTGATCCTGCTGATCGCCACCGCGCTCTGGGCGGCGTACGAGGTGCCCACCATGGCCTCCGGCGGGCAGACCGTCGGCAAGCGGGTGATGCGAATCCGAGCGGTACCGCTCGCCGCCGACGAGCCACTGGGCATGGGCCGGGCACTGAGCCGGTGGACCACGCTGGGCTTGCCAACCCTGCTCTGGTCCTGCGCCGGGCTCGGCCTGGTGCTGCAACTGGTCGACGCGCTCTCCCCCCTCTTCGACCATCCCCTGCGCCAGGCGCTGCACGACAAGCGCGCGCAGACGGTGGTTGTCGAAGTCCCCCACCAGATTGATTCCGCCCCCTCGAACGACCGCAACCAGCCCTCGGGAGACACCCCATGA
- the hppD gene encoding 4-hydroxyphenylpyruvate dioxygenase: MTQAIDRPQSTEDVDIDRLVGAVDHDISRDPFPVRGLDHVHFLVGNAKQAAHYYSTAFGMTCVAYRGPEQGYRDHAQYVLTSGSARFVLTGAVRPDADGAEHVARHSDGISDIALEVPDVDAAYAHAIAQGAASVVEPHEVTDEHGTVRMAAIAAYGDTRHTLVDRSRYTGPFLPGFVARGPIVDRQPMIDAGIQPKRFFQAVDHVVGNVELGRMDEWVEFYKRVMGFSNMAEFVGDDIATDYSALMSKVVANGTRKVKFPLNEPAIARKKSQIDEYLEFYQGPGAQHIAVATNDILASVDAMRAAGLEFLDTPDSYYDDPELRERIGKVRVPIEELKARKILVDRDEDGYLLQIFTKPVQDRPTVFFELIERHGSLGFGKGNFKALFQAIEREQEARGNL, translated from the coding sequence ATGACCCAGGCGATCGACCGACCCCAGTCGACCGAGGACGTCGACATCGACCGTCTCGTCGGCGCTGTCGACCACGACATCAGCCGCGACCCGTTCCCGGTCCGGGGCCTCGACCACGTGCACTTCCTGGTCGGCAACGCCAAGCAGGCCGCCCACTACTACTCCACCGCCTTCGGCATGACCTGCGTGGCGTACCGCGGCCCCGAGCAGGGCTACCGGGACCACGCCCAGTACGTGCTGACCAGCGGGTCGGCCCGGTTCGTGCTGACCGGCGCGGTGCGCCCGGACGCCGACGGCGCGGAGCACGTGGCCCGGCACAGCGACGGCATCAGCGACATCGCGCTGGAGGTGCCGGACGTGGACGCCGCGTACGCGCACGCCATCGCGCAGGGTGCCGCCAGCGTCGTCGAGCCGCACGAGGTGACCGACGAGCACGGCACGGTCCGGATGGCCGCCATCGCGGCGTACGGCGACACCCGGCACACCCTGGTCGACAGGTCCCGCTACACCGGCCCGTTCCTGCCCGGCTTCGTGGCCCGCGGCCCGATCGTGGACCGGCAGCCGATGATCGACGCCGGCATCCAGCCGAAGCGCTTCTTCCAGGCCGTCGACCACGTGGTCGGCAACGTGGAGCTGGGCCGGATGGACGAGTGGGTCGAGTTCTACAAGCGGGTGATGGGCTTCTCCAACATGGCGGAGTTCGTCGGCGACGACATCGCCACCGACTACTCGGCGCTGATGAGCAAGGTCGTCGCGAACGGCACCCGCAAGGTGAAGTTCCCGCTCAACGAGCCGGCGATCGCCCGCAAGAAGTCCCAGATCGACGAGTACCTGGAGTTCTACCAGGGCCCGGGCGCGCAGCACATCGCCGTCGCCACCAACGACATCCTCGCCAGCGTCGACGCGATGCGCGCGGCCGGTCTGGAGTTCCTGGACACCCCGGACTCGTACTACGACGACCCGGAGCTGCGCGAGCGGATCGGCAAGGTGCGGGTGCCGATCGAGGAGCTGAAGGCCCGCAAGATCCTGGTCGACCGGGACGAGGACGGCTACCTGCTCCAGATCTTCACCAAGCCGGTGCAGGACCGTCCCACGGTCTTCTTCGAGCTGATCGAGCGGCACGGCTCGCTGGGCTTCGGCAAGGGCAACTTCAAGGCGCTCTTCCAGGCCATCGAGCGGGAGCAGGAAGCCCGCGGCAACCTGTAA
- a CDS encoding RDD family protein, translating into MTQPPSYPTPPVGGPHPAAGGVAPQPGPHPHGYAAPPQYAPPQYAPPGYAPPQFYGGPPRPAAPPPTLTPGGQPLASFTDRLLAVLIDAAVFLVIGMVLAVPAVIIFMAIVLPDLIRVAPDGTAIEPDFVRDLLLPMLWIELAVFAISLVIGYVYYVEMMFKTGQTFGKKSMKLRIVPLDPTRTLDRRAAAKRYLVQQGTGLIPGLSYLDGLWQLWDKPWQQCLHDKVAGTVVVKVSS; encoded by the coding sequence GTGACGCAACCTCCGTCGTACCCGACGCCGCCGGTCGGTGGGCCCCACCCCGCCGCCGGCGGCGTCGCGCCGCAGCCCGGACCACACCCCCACGGGTACGCCGCGCCGCCGCAGTACGCCCCGCCGCAGTACGCGCCGCCTGGGTACGCCCCGCCGCAGTTCTATGGCGGACCACCGCGACCTGCGGCCCCGCCCCCGACGCTGACCCCGGGTGGACAGCCGCTGGCCAGCTTCACCGACCGACTGCTGGCCGTTCTGATCGACGCCGCGGTCTTCCTGGTGATCGGCATGGTGCTCGCCGTGCCCGCGGTGATCATCTTCATGGCCATCGTGCTGCCCGACCTGATCCGGGTCGCGCCGGACGGCACCGCCATCGAGCCCGACTTCGTCAGGGACCTCCTGCTGCCGATGCTGTGGATCGAGCTCGCGGTCTTCGCGATCTCGCTGGTGATCGGGTACGTCTACTACGTCGAGATGATGTTCAAGACCGGCCAGACGTTCGGCAAGAAGAGCATGAAGCTGCGCATCGTTCCGCTCGACCCGACGCGCACCCTCGACCGTCGGGCCGCCGCCAAGCGGTACCTGGTGCAGCAGGGCACCGGCCTGATTCCCGGTCTCAGCTATCTCGACGGGTTGTGGCAGCTCTGGGACAAGCCCTGGCAGCAGTGCCTCCACGACAAGGTCGCCGGAACGGTCGTCGTTAAGGTGTCCTCGTGA
- a CDS encoding class II fumarate hydratase translates to MVRVTTPEATGYRIERDSMGEVEVPAEALWRAQTQRAVQNFPISGRGLEPAQIKALAQIKGAAAEVNGELGVIDANVAAAIAAAAAHVADGGYDDQFPVDVFQTGSGTSSNMNTNEVIATLATRELGSPVHPNDHVNASQSSNDVFPSSIHLAATQFIVEDLLPSLAHLAATLEVKAAEFETVVKAGRTHLMDATPVTLGQEFGGYAAQVRYGIERLEGALPRLAELPLGGTAVGTGINTPLGFAAAVIDKLRESTGLPLSEARNHFEAQGARDALVETSGQLRTLAIGLYKIANDIRWMGSGPRAGLRELRIPDLQPGSSIMPGKVNPVVAEAMRQVCAQVIGNDATVGFAGSQGDFELNVMLPVMGRNLLESIRLLSAVSRLFADRLVAGLVADAAVCLAYAEGSPSIVTPLNRYLGYDEAASIAKEALAKQISIREVVMSRGHVDSGKLTETQLDETLDLLRMTHP, encoded by the coding sequence ATGGTACGCGTGACGACTCCAGAGGCGACCGGTTACCGCATCGAACGCGACTCGATGGGCGAGGTGGAGGTGCCCGCCGAGGCGCTGTGGCGGGCCCAGACCCAGCGTGCGGTGCAGAACTTCCCGATTTCCGGCCGGGGCCTCGAACCGGCCCAGATCAAGGCCCTCGCCCAGATCAAGGGCGCGGCGGCCGAGGTCAACGGCGAGCTGGGCGTGATCGACGCCAACGTGGCCGCCGCCATCGCGGCTGCCGCCGCGCACGTCGCCGACGGCGGTTACGACGACCAGTTCCCGGTGGACGTGTTCCAGACCGGTTCGGGCACGTCGTCGAACATGAACACCAACGAGGTGATCGCCACCCTGGCGACCCGTGAGCTGGGCTCACCCGTGCATCCGAACGACCACGTCAACGCGTCCCAGTCGAGCAACGACGTGTTCCCGTCCTCGATCCACCTGGCGGCCACCCAGTTCATCGTGGAGGACCTGCTGCCGTCGCTGGCGCACCTGGCGGCCACGCTGGAGGTCAAGGCCGCGGAGTTCGAGACGGTGGTGAAGGCCGGGCGTACGCACCTGATGGACGCCACGCCGGTCACCCTCGGCCAGGAGTTCGGCGGGTACGCCGCCCAGGTCCGCTACGGGATCGAACGGTTGGAGGGCGCGCTGCCCCGACTGGCCGAGCTGCCGCTGGGCGGCACCGCCGTGGGCACCGGGATCAACACCCCGCTCGGCTTCGCCGCCGCCGTGATCGACAAGCTGCGCGAGTCGACCGGGCTGCCGCTGAGCGAGGCGCGTAACCACTTCGAGGCGCAGGGCGCGCGGGACGCGCTGGTGGAGACCTCGGGGCAGTTGCGGACCCTGGCGATCGGCCTCTACAAGATCGCCAACGACATCCGCTGGATGGGCTCAGGCCCCCGTGCCGGCCTGCGTGAGCTGCGCATTCCCGATCTCCAGCCCGGCTCGTCGATCATGCCGGGCAAGGTCAACCCGGTGGTCGCCGAGGCGATGCGGCAGGTCTGCGCCCAGGTGATCGGCAACGACGCGACGGTCGGGTTCGCCGGCTCACAGGGCGACTTCGAGCTGAACGTGATGCTCCCCGTGATGGGCCGCAACCTGTTGGAGTCGATCCGGCTGCTCTCCGCGGTGAGCCGGCTCTTCGCCGACCGGCTGGTGGCCGGCCTGGTCGCGGACGCCGCGGTCTGCCTGGCGTACGCCGAGGGCTCGCCGTCGATCGTCACCCCCCTCAACCGCTACCTGGGGTACGACGAGGCCGCGTCGATCGCCAAGGAGGCGCTGGCCAAGCAGATCTCGATCCGCGAGGTGGTGATGTCGCGGGGCCACGTCGACTCCGGCAAGCTCACCGAGACCCAGCTCGACGAGACGTTGGACCTGCTGCGGATGACCCACCCCTGA
- a CDS encoding fumarate hydratase: protein MSSAAAFSYAPLLPTGPDQTDYRLVTDEGVDVVHGPGGRRFLTVEPAALTALTAEAMHDIAHFLRPAHLAQLRAIIDDPAASPNDRFVALDLLRNANIAAGGVLPMCQDTGTAIVMGKRGRHVLTDGADAEAISRGVYQAYTKLNLRYSQLAPLTMWDERNTGSNLPAQVDLYAEDPDGHPDAYKFLFMAKGGGSANKSYLYQETKALLNPTRMMQFLEEKLRLIGTAACPPYHLAIVIGGTSAEYALKTAKYASAKYLDALPTSGSMSAHGFRDLELEAEVLELTRNFGIGAQFGGRYFCHDVRVVRLPRHGASCPVAIAVSCSADRQAVAKITPSGVWLERLETDPARFLPDVTDDSLDAEMVVRVDLNRPMDEIRAELSKYPVKTRLSLSGPLVVARDIAHAKIAERLDAGEPMPQYLRDHAVYYAGPAKTPEGYASGSFGPTTAGRMDAYVEKFQAAGGSQVMLAKGNRSRQVTRSCQQHGGFYLGSIGGPAARLAQDCIKHVEVLEYAELGMEAVWKIEVEDFPAFIVVDDKGNDFFAEVTKPVLTVGRR from the coding sequence ATGAGCAGTGCCGCCGCATTCTCGTACGCCCCTCTGCTGCCGACCGGCCCGGACCAGACGGACTATCGCCTGGTCACCGACGAGGGCGTGGACGTCGTACACGGCCCGGGAGGCCGCCGGTTCCTCACCGTGGAGCCGGCCGCGCTCACCGCGCTGACCGCCGAGGCGATGCACGACATCGCGCACTTCCTGCGCCCCGCGCACCTGGCGCAGCTCCGAGCCATCATCGACGACCCGGCCGCCTCGCCGAACGACCGGTTCGTCGCGCTGGATCTGCTGCGCAACGCCAACATCGCCGCCGGCGGTGTCCTGCCCATGTGCCAGGACACCGGCACCGCCATCGTGATGGGCAAACGTGGACGGCACGTCCTGACCGACGGCGCCGACGCCGAGGCCATCTCCCGGGGCGTCTACCAGGCGTACACCAAGCTCAATCTGCGCTACTCCCAGCTCGCCCCACTGACCATGTGGGACGAGCGGAACACCGGCAGCAACCTGCCCGCCCAGGTGGACCTGTACGCCGAGGACCCGGACGGGCACCCCGACGCGTACAAGTTCCTGTTCATGGCCAAGGGCGGTGGCTCGGCCAACAAGTCGTACCTCTACCAGGAGACGAAGGCGCTGCTCAACCCGACGCGGATGATGCAGTTCCTGGAGGAGAAGCTGCGGCTGATCGGCACCGCCGCCTGCCCGCCGTACCACCTGGCCATCGTCATCGGCGGCACCTCCGCCGAGTACGCGTTGAAGACCGCGAAGTACGCCAGCGCCAAGTACCTCGACGCGCTGCCGACCTCGGGTTCGATGAGCGCACACGGCTTCCGCGACCTGGAGCTGGAGGCGGAGGTGCTGGAGCTGACCCGCAACTTCGGCATCGGCGCGCAGTTCGGTGGGCGGTACTTCTGCCACGACGTACGGGTGGTCCGGCTGCCCCGGCACGGCGCGTCCTGCCCGGTGGCGATCGCGGTCTCCTGCTCGGCGGACCGCCAGGCCGTCGCCAAGATCACCCCGTCGGGGGTGTGGCTGGAGCGCCTCGAAACCGACCCGGCGCGGTTCCTTCCCGACGTCACCGACGATTCGCTCGACGCCGAGATGGTCGTCCGGGTCGACCTGAACCGGCCGATGGACGAGATCCGCGCGGAGCTGTCGAAGTACCCGGTGAAGACGCGCCTCTCGCTCTCCGGGCCGCTCGTGGTCGCCCGGGACATCGCGCACGCCAAGATCGCCGAGCGGTTGGACGCCGGTGAGCCGATGCCGCAGTACCTGCGTGACCACGCGGTCTACTACGCCGGCCCGGCGAAGACCCCCGAGGGGTACGCGTCCGGCTCGTTCGGCCCGACCACCGCCGGTCGGATGGACGCCTACGTGGAGAAGTTCCAGGCCGCCGGCGGCTCACAGGTGATGCTGGCCAAGGGCAACCGGTCCCGTCAGGTGACCCGCTCCTGCCAGCAGCACGGCGGCTTCTACCTCGGCTCGATCGGCGGCCCCGCGGCCCGTCTCGCCCAGGACTGCATCAAGCACGTCGAGGTGCTCGAGTACGCCGAGCTGGGCATGGAGGCGGTCTGGAAGATCGAGGTGGAGGACTTCCCCGCCTTCATCGTGGTCGACGACAAGGGCAACGACTTCTTCGCCGAGGTCACCAAGCCGGTGCTCACCGTCGGCCGCCGCTGA
- a CDS encoding PQQ-binding-like beta-propeller repeat protein — protein MRVAKGSVRGGLLLGLAVVVALAATGVWNPFPGLWDWVDRSEPISEPDVVWQQRVGGTPRSVTIAGDAVVVEQRTRVEARSLATGSQLWERKADWAAVAGGDRDPVVAVGKLLVKGYELLDPTTGVTRRRDDDAVAVWTYRNLLLDARCTDATDCTLSAWDPRGTTPLWTAFLPGVHSGLLADNPGLRGTRRFTANRIDDGVAGAEAAPPLLGFPVDGRVHVVDTATGRVLQNVEPARDERLSVVGGRLLRIAARSQDGACYFAISARDPATGQEAWQRAGINLRTADSAGCVQREDPQGARNVLIGVAPDGREAVIDGYDGRLLWVGESGTKLIAVDDRLAMFRAADKRSVIARELGTEKVLWTRPASGKAGAALTPYAAVVADEKPARLAALDPRTGRELAVLRTSANALAVGSQGMIIGEGREIGYVRFGASGSSPTRPPGNGGNPGPGGPGPGPGGPNNGDCGPKGELCPEPGGKDG, from the coding sequence GTGCGGGTGGCGAAGGGGAGCGTGCGCGGTGGGCTGCTGCTCGGCCTCGCCGTGGTCGTCGCGCTCGCCGCGACCGGCGTGTGGAACCCGTTCCCCGGCCTGTGGGACTGGGTGGACCGCAGCGAACCCATCTCCGAGCCCGACGTGGTCTGGCAGCAACGGGTCGGCGGCACCCCGCGCAGCGTGACCATCGCCGGCGACGCCGTCGTGGTCGAGCAGCGCACCCGGGTCGAGGCTCGCAGCCTGGCCACCGGCAGCCAACTCTGGGAGCGCAAGGCGGACTGGGCGGCGGTCGCCGGCGGCGACCGCGACCCGGTCGTGGCCGTGGGCAAGCTCCTGGTCAAGGGGTACGAGCTGCTCGACCCGACGACGGGAGTGACCCGGCGACGCGACGACGACGCGGTGGCCGTCTGGACGTACCGCAACCTGCTCCTCGACGCCCGGTGCACGGACGCCACCGACTGCACCCTGAGCGCCTGGGACCCGCGCGGCACCACGCCGCTCTGGACGGCCTTCCTGCCCGGGGTGCACAGCGGCCTGCTCGCCGACAACCCGGGTCTGCGCGGCACCCGCCGGTTCACCGCCAACCGGATCGACGACGGCGTGGCCGGGGCGGAAGCCGCGCCACCGCTGCTCGGCTTCCCCGTCGACGGTCGGGTCCACGTGGTCGACACCGCCACCGGCCGGGTGTTGCAGAACGTCGAACCCGCCCGGGACGAACGGCTCTCCGTGGTGGGCGGCCGACTCCTGCGGATCGCCGCCCGATCCCAGGACGGCGCCTGCTACTTCGCCATCTCCGCCCGGGACCCGGCGACCGGGCAGGAGGCGTGGCAGCGCGCCGGCATCAACCTGCGCACCGCCGACTCCGCCGGCTGTGTGCAGCGCGAGGACCCGCAGGGTGCACGGAACGTGCTGATCGGCGTCGCCCCGGACGGCCGCGAGGCGGTCATCGACGGGTACGACGGACGGCTGCTCTGGGTCGGTGAGTCGGGCACCAAGTTGATCGCGGTGGACGACCGGCTGGCGATGTTCCGGGCCGCCGACAAGCGGTCGGTGATCGCCCGTGAGCTGGGCACCGAGAAGGTGCTCTGGACGCGGCCCGCCAGCGGCAAGGCCGGGGCCGCGCTCACCCCGTACGCGGCGGTGGTGGCTGACGAGAAGCCGGCCCGGCTGGCGGCACTGGACCCGCGCACCGGCCGGGAGTTGGCCGTCCTGCGCACCTCGGCGAACGCCCTCGCCGTCGGGTCGCAGGGCATGATCATTGGCGAGGGGCGGGAGATCGGGTACGTCCGCTTCGGCGCGTCCGGAAGCTCACCCACCCGCCCGCCGGGCAACGGGGGGAATCCCGGCCCGGGCGGTCCCGGCCCCGGCCCCGGCGGGCCGAACAACGGCGACTGCGGGCCGAAGGGGGAACTCTGCCCCGAACCGGGTGGCAAGGACGGCTGA
- a CDS encoding AfsR/SARP family transcriptional regulator — MRFGILGPLRVGGGESTVTAGRDRIVLAMLLLRAGRLVPVDELVDAVWEDRPPATARAQLQTCVSRLRRRFTELGLAPELIVTDPAGYGVRTGPNDVDAEVFARGVEAARASVVAGRLAEARAGFRAALALWRGPTLGGIPSRSIRRRAQALDEQRLTALEECVDVELRLGQAAELIEELAECVDQHPLRERLRGQLMLALSSVGRQADALAVYREGRRTYADELGIEPGAELQELHQRVLAGDLALAGREARPAARVRSLPRAIGDFIGRQETLARLVKEIDGDGSQIQVIDGMPGSGKTTLAVHVATALADRYPDAQLFIDLHGYSERQPLTPATAAAALLRQLGVPAERVPENLDDRLALWRIELAGRRAVVVLDNAATADQVAPLLPNGSHCLVLITSRRRLIGLDEGRPSSLPVLDADEAIELLARVAGAERVAAEPEAAAEVALRCGHLPLAIRLAGARLAHRPRWRVADLAERLVAGAGPLAELTAGQRSVGQAFALSYAQISPPAQRLFSLLGLHPGGRLDSRVAAALVDLPLTDTQDLLDELVDAHLVEEVQPGRYRLHDLLREYARLLLAGPQWQTERRAALERLLDHHLSVTLAMARQTEAAGSRRNIPPHTPGRPDLLAAPVFEGRAWFEENHAGLTALVRIAEEEDFPVQCWKLARACWRLNFEGGHLDELIETHTIGLRVAERLGDEAASATMLNYLSSAYFRLARFPEAISAMEVALTVRRRLGLREDTLSTLWNLGISYAANGDHRKGKAKFDEALGMIERSTDPSTLTNLLNNLSYALIAWGRYDESLRLTRLHIMLARQTKDRRQIENAVGHLAMVRHRMGDLGPARRLLRVALYLKRQANNRFGEGEVLNEIGVMERVAGEPERAAALHRDALVAMVEAGDRIGQCASRNLLARSMLEQGDVASALDLHRRVLADADRLGARYEKGRALEGIARCVRATDPAAARLHLEQAVALFRQVESPDQHEAERLLAELG; from the coding sequence ATGCGGTTCGGGATCCTGGGCCCCCTGCGGGTGGGTGGTGGCGAGTCCACTGTCACCGCGGGGCGCGACCGGATCGTGCTCGCCATGCTGCTGTTACGGGCCGGCCGGCTGGTGCCGGTCGACGAGCTGGTCGACGCGGTGTGGGAGGACCGCCCGCCGGCCACCGCCCGCGCGCAGTTGCAGACCTGCGTGTCGCGGTTGCGCCGCCGGTTCACCGAACTCGGGCTGGCCCCGGAGCTCATCGTCACCGACCCGGCCGGGTACGGCGTGCGTACCGGCCCGAACGACGTGGACGCCGAGGTCTTCGCCCGGGGCGTGGAGGCCGCCCGTGCCTCGGTTGTCGCCGGCCGGCTGGCCGAGGCACGGGCGGGATTCCGCGCCGCGCTGGCGCTGTGGCGGGGGCCGACACTCGGTGGCATCCCGAGCCGGAGCATCCGCCGCCGCGCCCAGGCGCTCGACGAGCAGCGCCTCACCGCGTTGGAGGAGTGCGTCGACGTCGAGCTGCGTCTGGGTCAGGCGGCCGAGCTGATCGAGGAACTGGCGGAGTGCGTCGACCAGCATCCGTTGCGGGAGCGCCTGCGCGGTCAACTGATGCTGGCGCTGTCCTCGGTCGGGCGGCAGGCCGACGCGCTCGCCGTCTACCGCGAGGGCCGGCGGACCTACGCCGACGAGCTGGGCATCGAGCCAGGGGCCGAACTGCAGGAGCTGCACCAACGGGTGCTCGCCGGCGACCTGGCGCTGGCGGGTCGGGAGGCCCGGCCTGCCGCTCGGGTCCGCTCGCTGCCCCGAGCGATCGGCGACTTCATCGGTCGGCAGGAGACACTGGCCCGCCTGGTCAAGGAGATCGACGGGGACGGCAGCCAGATCCAGGTGATCGACGGGATGCCGGGGAGCGGTAAGACCACGCTCGCCGTGCACGTCGCCACCGCGCTCGCTGACCGCTATCCCGACGCCCAGCTCTTCATCGACCTGCACGGCTACAGCGAACGCCAGCCGTTGACGCCGGCCACCGCCGCGGCGGCCCTGCTCCGCCAGCTCGGCGTGCCGGCGGAGCGGGTGCCGGAGAACCTGGACGACCGGCTGGCCCTCTGGCGGATCGAGCTGGCCGGCCGGCGGGCGGTGGTGGTACTGGACAACGCGGCCACCGCCGACCAGGTGGCACCCCTGCTGCCCAACGGCTCGCACTGCCTGGTGCTCATCACCAGCCGTCGTCGGCTGATCGGGCTTGACGAGGGCCGACCCTCGTCGCTGCCGGTCCTCGACGCCGACGAGGCGATCGAGCTGCTCGCTCGGGTGGCCGGGGCGGAGCGGGTCGCCGCCGAACCGGAGGCGGCGGCCGAGGTGGCGCTCCGCTGCGGGCACCTACCGCTGGCCATCCGTTTGGCCGGCGCACGACTGGCGCACCGGCCGCGCTGGCGGGTCGCCGACCTCGCCGAACGGTTGGTCGCCGGGGCGGGCCCGCTGGCCGAACTGACCGCCGGGCAGCGCTCGGTGGGGCAGGCGTTCGCCCTGTCGTACGCGCAGATCTCACCGCCGGCGCAGCGACTGTTTTCGCTTCTCGGGCTGCACCCGGGTGGACGCCTGGACAGTCGGGTGGCCGCTGCTCTCGTCGACCTGCCGCTGACCGACACGCAGGATCTGCTGGACGAGTTGGTGGACGCGCACCTCGTGGAGGAGGTGCAGCCGGGTCGGTACCGGTTACACGATCTGCTCCGCGAGTACGCCCGGCTGCTTCTCGCCGGACCGCAGTGGCAGACCGAGCGCCGGGCCGCCCTGGAACGGTTGTTGGACCACCACCTGTCCGTCACGCTGGCGATGGCACGGCAGACCGAAGCGGCGGGCAGTCGGCGCAACATCCCCCCGCACACACCGGGCCGCCCCGATCTGCTGGCCGCCCCGGTGTTCGAGGGGCGGGCCTGGTTCGAGGAGAACCACGCCGGGCTCACCGCGCTGGTCCGGATCGCCGAGGAGGAGGACTTCCCGGTCCAGTGCTGGAAGCTGGCCCGGGCCTGCTGGCGGCTCAACTTCGAAGGCGGGCACCTCGACGAGCTGATCGAGACCCACACGATCGGGTTGCGCGTCGCCGAGCGGCTGGGCGACGAGGCGGCCTCCGCCACCATGCTGAACTACCTCTCGTCGGCGTACTTCCGGCTGGCCCGCTTCCCGGAGGCGATCAGCGCGATGGAGGTGGCGCTCACGGTGCGCCGTCGGCTGGGGCTCCGCGAGGACACGCTCAGCACGTTGTGGAATCTGGGCATCTCGTACGCCGCGAACGGCGATCACCGCAAGGGTAAGGCGAAGTTCGACGAGGCCCTCGGCATGATCGAGCGTTCGACCGACCCTTCCACGCTGACCAATCTGTTGAACAACCTGTCCTACGCGTTGATCGCCTGGGGCCGGTACGACGAGTCGCTGCGCCTGACCCGGCTGCACATCATGCTGGCCCGGCAGACGAAGGACCGCCGGCAGATCGAGAACGCGGTGGGACACCTCGCCATGGTCCGGCACCGGATGGGTGACCTGGGCCCGGCCCGCCGTCTGCTGCGGGTGGCGTTGTACCTCAAACGCCAGGCCAACAACCGATTCGGTGAGGGGGAGGTGCTCAACGAGATCGGTGTGATGGAACGTGTCGCCGGCGAGCCGGAGCGTGCCGCCGCCCTGCACCGGGATGCGCTGGTGGCGATGGTGGAGGCCGGCGACCGGATCGGTCAGTGTGCCTCCCGCAACCTGCTGGCCCGGTCGATGCTGGAACAGGGCGATGTCGCCAGCGCGCTCGACCTGCACCGCCGGGTGCTCGCCGACGCCGATCGACTCGGGGCCCGTTACGAGAAGGGCCGGGCGTTGGAGGGCATCGCCCGGTGCGTACGGGCCACTGATCCGGCGGCGGCTCGACTGCACCTGGAACAGGCGGTGGCGCTGTTCCGGCAGGTCGAGTCGCCGGATCAGCACGAGGCGGAACGGCTGCTGGCCGAGTTGGGCTGA
- a CDS encoding Lrp/AsnC family transcriptional regulator, whose product MNGEQNVQLDALDVRLIELLAEEPRIGVLECSRRLGVARGTVQARLDKLVERRVIEGFGPEIAPAAIGFGVTSFVTLEISQRHGHDPVTAHLAAIPEVLEAHTITGSSDLLCRIVARSNTDLQRVIDQIVSSAGITRASTIIALAEQIPYRTLPLVRSAVRADGRAL is encoded by the coding sequence ATGAATGGTGAGCAGAATGTACAGCTCGACGCGCTCGACGTGCGCTTGATCGAACTGCTCGCCGAGGAGCCGCGGATCGGCGTGCTGGAGTGCTCCCGCCGGCTCGGGGTGGCGCGGGGCACCGTGCAGGCGAGGCTGGACAAGCTGGTCGAGCGGCGGGTCATCGAAGGTTTCGGCCCCGAGATCGCGCCGGCCGCGATCGGGTTCGGGGTGACCAGCTTCGTCACGCTGGAGATCAGTCAGCGGCACGGCCACGACCCGGTCACCGCTCACCTCGCGGCCATCCCCGAGGTGCTGGAGGCGCACACCATCACCGGCTCCAGTGACCTGCTCTGCCGGATCGTGGCCCGCTCCAACACCGACCTGCAACGGGTCATCGACCAGATCGTGTCGTCCGCGGGCATCACCCGGGCCTCGACGATCATCGCGCTGGCCGAGCAGATCCCGTACCGCACGCTTCCGTTGGTGCGCAGCGCCGTTCGGGCCGACGGAAGGGCGCTGTAA